The following is a genomic window from Chloroflexota bacterium.
CGGTCAATGCGTCCATTGCGCTGCTCCATGGTGATCAATGACCAGGGGATGTCGAAATGCACCATCAGATGGCAGAAATAGTGCAGGTTGACCCCTTCAGATGCCACGTCGGACGCGATCAAGATGCGTTTGGGCGAATCCTCCTTGCCGAAGTCCTCGACGATGTGCTGCTGTTCCACGTCGGGCAGGCCGGCGTGGAACACCACGACGGAGTCCTCGTCGGCACCGAATTCCTTGATCAATTGCTCCTGCAGGAAATACAACGTGGCGATGCGTTCGGAAAAAACGATGATGCGCGGCGCGGTGCGGGACGCGTCTGCTCCCAGCTCGCGCAACAGGCTCACCAGGCGCTGGTATTTGCGGAATGTATCGGTATCCACCGCTGTGGCCAGTGCGTGCAACTCACTCAGAGTCTCGAAATCGGCCTTCAGCTCGGAGATGCGTTTGGCCCGTTCCGCCGGGCTTATCTCCAACTCCGCCGCCAGTAGATCCTCATCTCCTGCGCCGATTTCGTCATCCAAATCGATCTCTGGCAACGGCCCCTCGCCGAGTTCCTGAAGCCGCTTGCCGATGCGTTTGAGCCTGCCTTCGATGGTCCTGGTGCAGGCGATCGGGCTGGAGAGAAACGCCTTGAGCAGGCCAATGCGATAGAGCGCATCCCGCATCGAGCCTCCCCTGTGCAGCGTCGCGAAACTCGCGTCCCCCAGCCGGTCGAAGAAACATTCCTCAGCCACGCTGGCAGGGATACTCTCCAACTCAACCGTCCGCTCGCTGAATTGGCCTTCAACCTGCTCTTCGATGTCCTTCTTGAAGCGCCGCGTGAACAGCCCCTTGATCTCCTCCGACGTATAGTCGTGAACATCAGCGATGGCCGTGGGATCCAGCATGTTGATCAGATTCGCAAAGCTCTCTGCGCGACCGTTGTGCGGCGTGGCCGAAGTCAGGATCAGGCTGTCGCAGGTGCGGGCCAGCAGGGTAGCAAGACGGTTGCGTTGGCTGCCGAAATTAGCCACATTGTGGCACTCGTCGATGACGATCACATCCCAGTGGCATTGTTCCAGGTAATGGCGATATTGGGCGTCGTTTTTAAGGGTATCGATGGAAATGATGACCCGGTTGTAATAATAAAAGGGGTTTTTGTTGCTGGGGATCCTGGCCCGCACCCGTCGCAGCCCCACCGAATCCAGCCGCACCAGGGGAATGGAAAAGCGCGCCCAGATCTCCTGCTGAAACTGAGTCAGCATGGATCGGACAGCGATCACCAGAATGCGCTCGCCCCGTCCCCGTTTGATCAACTCGGCCAGGAGGATTCCCGCTTCGATGGTCTTGCCCAGGCCTACGCCATCGGCGATGAGGATTCGTGGCCGCAGCGCCTCCAACGCCATGTGGGTGGGCGTCATCTGATAGGGCGTGTAGTTGAACGCTCCCTGGTCTCCCAGATGAATTTGATCGTCGGTGGGCGGCGTACGCCGCAACAGGCTTTCCAGAAAGAGGCGGGATTTGCGATATTGGGGACTATCGTCGGGCACCAACTGGGTTTCCTCGGGCCGCAGTTCGGTCATCCGGTCCAGTTCGCTGAGGAACACCGCTTCGTGATTGCGCACCAGCTCCGACAACCCCACCGCACGCACGGCCGCTCCGCCTGTCGAAGTGGGCAGAGCGCTTTTCACCAGCCACTCTTCGTCTCGAACCACGATACGAGCGCCGGGTGCGAAAGTCACACGTTCAGCCATTTACAGCGCCACCTTCAGATCCTGCCGGCCAATCACATCCAGCACATGGTTCAGAACCTGCGCGTCGTCATCCCATCCCAGCACCGAAGTCAGATCGCTTTCGGCATCCCCTGCAGCGACGAAATAGCGTGTCGCACCAACTATCAGCGCCTGGTGCTCTGCCGGAAGCTCACCATACCCAGCCAGCAGCGAAGTAAGTACCTCGGCAATCTTCTCTGCCAGGTTGATGTCCAGGAACTCGTTGGCGCGCAGCGCCCTTCGGCAGTCCGCCAGGTGTTGCGTCACCTGCCCGGTCAGTGAGCTGATCTGGTCCCGGGGAAGCGTTTCGCACATGGTGTTGAACAGATGCCAGACACCGGGGTCGATGGTGGCATCGGGTGGGGACAGAGTAGTGTGATCGGTCATGAGGCTCAACCTTCCCAGATGTGCCCGGAATCGAAACAGGTTTCAGGAAAAAAGACAGGGGCCCCTGCACGGAACGCACG
Proteins encoded in this region:
- a CDS encoding helicase-related protein, producing the protein MAERVTFAPGARIVVRDEEWLVKSALPTSTGGAAVRAVGLSELVRNHEAVFLSELDRMTELRPEETQLVPDDSPQYRKSRLFLESLLRRTPPTDDQIHLGDQGAFNYTPYQMTPTHMALEALRPRILIADGVGLGKTIEAGILLAELIKRGRGERILVIAVRSMLTQFQQEIWARFSIPLVRLDSVGLRRVRARIPSNKNPFYYYNRVIISIDTLKNDAQYRHYLEQCHWDVIVIDECHNVANFGSQRNRLATLLARTCDSLILTSATPHNGRAESFANLINMLDPTAIADVHDYTSEEIKGLFTRRFKKDIEEQVEGQFSERTVELESIPASVAEECFFDRLGDASFATLHRGGSMRDALYRIGLLKAFLSSPIACTRTIEGRLKRIGKRLQELGEGPLPEIDLDDEIGAGDEDLLAAELEISPAERAKRISELKADFETLSELHALATAVDTDTFRKYQRLVSLLRELGADASRTAPRIIVFSERIATLYFLQEQLIKEFGADEDSVVVFHAGLPDVEQQHIVEDFGKEDSPKRILIASDVASEGVNLHYFCHLMVHFDIPWSLITMEQRNGRIDRYGQHTPPFIHYLLTISQNRTIKGDMRVLERLIEKEAEAQKNIGDAATILGLHDAQREEKQITEGVAEGKTPEEIIPDQSPESDWLAILMGGADEGDGDMADYRGESFSLFNDDIAFSKAAFGELVASDQVAQLPEYHPQRPEFSLLANEDLQRRCEFMPNEAVPDDWTFRLTTDRDRVMQAIADARKRQGEWPREQLFWDPHPTAEWLLDKLMVRFGRHEAPVILTPDLQADEAIFLFQGVMSNARSQPVIASWFGLHTEGGSQWMMLNLKETLGLSGFVDGLANPGAPSSQQVNAMAALLPGAVDAARDHMESLRMNRADSERRRLQEDMRRLKQWHQKKVGRIEAELANARGARRARLQYQLDETNKIYESRQQWLRESFSTDPTPYLRVATVFAGMPA